DNA from Acidobacteriota bacterium:
AAAGACGTCGAACAGGAGATCAAGAACACCGAGGTCGAATCCAGAGAAGTTGCCGCCGAACTCGAACAAATAATCTTCGATCATGTGATCAAGCATCGAAAAATCCGCTACCAGGAAAACGGACAGGACTACGCTTTCACGAGAAAACTCGACGACCATTTGCATGGGCGGGAGCAGGAACTGGCCATTCATGTCATCAGCCCCTTCCATGAAAACGCGGACAACGAATCGATTCTGGTGATGCAGAGTATGGGCCGGGACGAGCTGCTGGTCATCATGCCACCAGACGATCTGATGGTTCGCGACCTCCTCATGTACAAGCGGACGGAAAAATACATCCGTCAGAACATATCCATCACCCAGCAGGAAGCGGTGAAACGCATCCTGACCGACAAAGGGTTCCAGAATCGCGAACGCTTTGCGGACCTGCAGCAACGGGTGAAGAACCTCCTGGGCAGATCCAGACTGCTGGTCGCCGGCAACCCTGTTGAAATCGGCTCTGAAGATGCACAGACGCGCGTGGTCCTGGGTTTCCATGACCTGATTGCGCGCGCCTATCCGAATTTGCGCATGCTGCGCGGTATCCAATTCACGGAAAATGATATCGCCAATTACCTGAAACATTCGCATCAGGGGCTGTTCGGCAACGATGCGACCTCGCTGGCCGAATCCGAACAGGAAATGCTGGCCTTGATTCAGACCAACGGCCGCGGCGGCGTACGCACAACCTTGAAAAGCCTGGTGGAGAAGTTCGAACGCAAACCGTATGGCTGGTATTACGCGGCCATCCTCTGCACCCTGGCGAGTCTATGCGCACGGGGCAAGGTCGAGGTGCGCACCGACGGCAACCTGGTCGAAGAAGAAGACCTGGAGCGGGTGCTGCGCAATACCCATGCCCACGGCAACGCCATTCTGGAACCGCAGGTGGAGTTTACGGCCTCGCAGGTGCGTACGCTTAAACAGTTCTACGAAGAGTTCTTCGACGCCCCTCCCCAATCGAGCGAGGCCAGAGCCCTGGGGAAGGAAACGGGTGCGGCCCTGCAGGATCTGGTGCGCCGCCTGGAATCGCTGGGATCTCAAGTGGATCAGTACCCCTTCCTGGCCGCGCTTACTCCTGTCATCCGCGCACTCGAAGAGATCACCGGCAAGCCCTATACCTGGTACCTGACCGAGGTATATCGCCGGGAAGAAACTCTTTTCGCCTTGAAAGAAAGCGTCCTCGACCCGGTCACCAGATTCATGAGCGGCCCTCAAAAAGCCATTTTCGATCACGCCCGGAGATTTGTCTCGGCCGAGGAGCCCAACTTTTCCTGCATCGGCGGCGATGAAGCCGCCCAGATCGTTAGCACGCTGTCCGATCCGGAGTGCTTCAGAGGAAACCGCATTCAGCAGCTCAAGACCCAGGTGGACGCCCTGCAGGAGCTCATTGCCGCCCAGGTGAAAAGCGAAATTGCCAAGGCGCAGGAGGCTGTAACCGCCCTCCAGAATCGACTGTGCGGCATGGCCGAATTCGGCTTTATTGGCGAAAAGCAGAAGGAAGAGATCGCCCGGACATTCGGCGACTGCATTTCCGCCATCGAGCGCCAGAAATTGATCGCCGTTATCCGGGATATGCGTCATCGCTTCGTTGAAACCGAATATCCCCGGCTGCTGGCCCTCCTCAGCGAGCCGCCTTCATCCGCCGACGCCCGGAAGGGACCGGATTCGAGGGGGGTCTCCGACAAAAAGGCCCTGTACAGCCTGGTTCCCATAGCCTCACTCAAAGTCCCTTTCGACGGAGCATGGCTGGCCGATGAAACCGCCGTGGAGCGCTACCTCGAATCGATGCGCAAAATGCTCCTGGAGGAAATCCGCAAAGGAAAGAGAATCCAGATCTAGGGACGGGAATGGATACCGATATCGAAGACCTGATCCGTCGGGGCGAAAGCCTGACGGTGGAATTTAAGAGCGACCTGAGGTGTTTACCCGATCGCGACCTAGTGGCTGCCGTGGTGTCCCTGGCGAACACCGAAGGAGGAGACCTGCTGCTGGGCGTGGAAGACGACGGCACGGTCACGGGTCTGCACGCAAAGCATCAAAACATCTCCACCCTTCCCTCGCTCATCGCCGGCAGGACCAATCCCTCCATTTCCATCAGACTGGAAAGGCACCTGCTCCAACAAGGACCCATCGCCCGCATCGCCGTTCCCAAATGCCGCCAGTTGGTGTCGACCTCCGAGGGGCAGTTGTTGCGGCGGCGCCTCAAATTGGATGGAACCCCCGAAGCGGTGCCCTTTTATCCGCATGAATTCATTCAACGCCAGTCTTCCCTCGGGCTTGTGGACCCCTCCGCCATGACGATGGAGGAACTGACCGTCGACCAGCTGGATCCCCTGCAGCGGCTGCGCATCCGCAATGCCATCAAGAAGTTCGGGGGCGAGCAGACCCTGCTGTCGCTGGCGGACGATGAACTCGATGGGGCCCTTGGACTCTGCCGCGAATCTCATGGCATCCGGCGCCCCACGGTGGCCGGATTGCTCCTGATGGGAACCCCTGACCTGCTGCGACTGCATCTGCCGGCCCATGAAGTCGCCTTTCAGGTGCTCCAGGGAACGGATGTCAAGGTCAACGAGTTCTTCCACAAACCCCTTCTGGACACCTTTGAAGATGTCGAACTGCTCTTCAAGGCACGGGTCGAGGAAGAGGAAATCCAGGTCGGGCTCTTCCGCGTACCGGTCCCCAACTTCGACCGTCGCGCCTTTCGTGAAGCCTTCGTAAATGCTTTGGTTCACAGGGATTACAGCCGTCTCGGAGCGGTCCACGTCAGAATCTCCAGCGACGGTCTTTCCATCAGCAACCCCGGGGGCTTTGTGGAAGGGGTCACGCTCGAAAACCTGCTGGTGGCCGATCCCCGGTCGCGAAATCCCCTGCTGGCCGATATCATCAAGCGCATTGGGCTTGCCGAACGAACCGGGCGCGGAATCGACCGGATCTATGAAGGCATGCTGCGCTACGGGCGGCCGGCGCCGGACTACTCCATGACAAACGCGTCCACGGTACGCGTCTTTTTATCCAATGCTTCTGCCGATCTCGATTTTCTGAAAATAGTGCTGGAACAGGAGGAAAGCCTCGGAAGGATGCCGATCGATTCCCTGATCATCCTTTCCCGCCTGCGAGAAGAACGACGCTTGACGACGGCCGAACTCGCCCCCTCGGTGCAGAAGTCAGAAACCAATGTCCGGGCGACGCTCGAAAGGCTGGTGGAAGCCAGCTTTCTCGAACCCTACGGAACCGGAAGGGGTCGTACCTACACGTTGAGTGCGCGCCTATACCAGAAAGCCGGACTGCAGGACGAATAT
Protein-coding regions in this window:
- the brxC gene encoding BREX system P-loop protein BrxC — translated: MPLKSIFNKPVDRPIEGVIKADDEASLRLEIEEYVLTNEVEKRLEAFLDAYINYEGANGVWISGFFGSGKSHLLKILALLLENRPIDGASTLDLFLPKCGDNEILRGDLKRAVAIPSKSILFNIDQKADVISKTQIDALLAVFVKVFDEMCGYYGKQGHIAQFERDLDSRGLYEAFKAEYASASGRSWQTGREQALLEATNIAKAYAQVTGTNDDSTLGILDKYRSEYRVSIEDFADKINAYIQRQSPDFRLNFFVDEVGQYIAENVKLMTNLQTIAESLATKCRGRAWVVVTSQNDMSTVLGEMNKQQSNDFSKIMARFETKMLLTSTNVAEVIQKRLLAKTDEGAELISDLYHRHCNNFGTLFSFVDGSREYKPYRDRDEFIRGYPFVPYQFDLFQSCIENLSRHNAFEGKHSSVGERSMLGVFQQVAIQIADYEIGQLATFDLMFEGIQTALKAQMQRSILAAEHQLGNPFAIKVLKSLFLVKYVKEFKPTVRNLCVLMLDNFDQDLPALRKKVEEALNLLEQQTYIQRSGELYEFLTDEEKDVEQEIKNTEVESREVAAELEQIIFDHVIKHRKIRYQENGQDYAFTRKLDDHLHGREQELAIHVISPFHENADNESILVMQSMGRDELLVIMPPDDLMVRDLLMYKRTEKYIRQNISITQQEAVKRILTDKGFQNRERFADLQQRVKNLLGRSRLLVAGNPVEIGSEDAQTRVVLGFHDLIARAYPNLRMLRGIQFTENDIANYLKHSHQGLFGNDATSLAESEQEMLALIQTNGRGGVRTTLKSLVEKFERKPYGWYYAAILCTLASLCARGKVEVRTDGNLVEEEDLERVLRNTHAHGNAILEPQVEFTASQVRTLKQFYEEFFDAPPQSSEARALGKETGAALQDLVRRLESLGSQVDQYPFLAALTPVIRALEEITGKPYTWYLTEVYRREETLFALKESVLDPVTRFMSGPQKAIFDHARRFVSAEEPNFSCIGGDEAAQIVSTLSDPECFRGNRIQQLKTQVDALQELIAAQVKSEIAKAQEAVTALQNRLCGMAEFGFIGEKQKEEIARTFGDCISAIERQKLIAVIRDMRHRFVETEYPRLLALLSEPPSSADARKGPDSRGVSDKKALYSLVPIASLKVPFDGAWLADETAVERYLESMRKMLLEEIRKGKRIQI
- a CDS encoding ATPase translates to MDTDIEDLIRRGESLTVEFKSDLRCLPDRDLVAAVVSLANTEGGDLLLGVEDDGTVTGLHAKHQNISTLPSLIAGRTNPSISIRLERHLLQQGPIARIAVPKCRQLVSTSEGQLLRRRLKLDGTPEAVPFYPHEFIQRQSSLGLVDPSAMTMEELTVDQLDPLQRLRIRNAIKKFGGEQTLLSLADDELDGALGLCRESHGIRRPTVAGLLLMGTPDLLRLHLPAHEVAFQVLQGTDVKVNEFFHKPLLDTFEDVELLFKARVEEEEIQVGLFRVPVPNFDRRAFREAFVNALVHRDYSRLGAVHVRISSDGLSISNPGGFVEGVTLENLLVADPRSRNPLLADIIKRIGLAERTGRGIDRIYEGMLRYGRPAPDYSMTNASTVRVFLSNASADLDFLKIVLEQEESLGRMPIDSLIILSRLREERRLTTAELAPSVQKSETNVRATLERLVEASFLEPYGTGRGRTYTLSARLYQKAGLQDEYIRQAGFAPIQQEQMILNYVDKHGSIKRAGVMSLCRLNGPQAYRILKSLTSKGLLKKKGEKRHAFYTR